The Nostoc sp. 'Lobaria pulmonaria (5183) cyanobiont' DNA window CTGACAGCCCAATATTTTTTTTCAAAATCAATAAAGCCTTGACGTGTAAAAACTTGGACATCATTAGGCAAACTTGCTTGTAAATTTTTCAGTACTGTTTCTGCATTAGTACCAGGTTTGAGGGAAATCAAACCAATATCTATCATCTCTGCTGGACGAGTATTAGGATTTATCCTCAAGAAAGTTGAGTCACTAACAAGTAAATTACCATCTACCCCAAAGGAAGGCCCTAAGGTGAATAAGCCACCAATTCTCACTCTATAACCAATTAATGAATTGAAGGGAAATATTTCAATTGTCTGTGCAGTATCTCCCGCATTAAATTTTTCAGCTATTGGCCCAAACTCTGGGCGAGAACCCCGGTCAAAAAGCATAACATCGGGAGTTTTGAGTTTATCTAAATTTTTCTCAACTTCTGGGATGTTCATCACAGGTTTACCTGGATCGAAACCAATAACATATATTGAATATTTCTCACTAGTTGCCGGATTTTTAAGTTTGGCAAATTGCAAATACATGGGGCTAACTGACTCTACACCATCAAACCCCAAAGATTGGTATAAACGAGTCCGTGAAAAACTTTGATTTGAGGTCAAAGATTTATATTGCGAACTAACTAAAAATAAATCTCCTTTGAGATTCTGATGGACTGCGGTTGCACTAGAATAGAGGGCATCTTGAAAACCAAGTTGCACAAACATTAGCAGCACAATAAAACCAATACCGGCTACAGCTACTAATAAACGAACTTTTTGCTGGGCTAGCTGTAGCCATGCTAAAGGAATTTTGAAAATCATGGATTTATTTATTAT harbors:
- the devC gene encoding ABC transporter permease DevC, with the translated sequence MIFKIPLAWLQLAQQKVRLLVAVAGIGFIVLLMFVQLGFQDALYSSATAVHQNLKGDLFLVSSQYKSLTSNQSFSRTRLYQSLGFDGVESVSPMYLQFAKLKNPATSEKYSIYVIGFDPGKPVMNIPEVEKNLDKLKTPDVMLFDRGSRPEFGPIAEKFNAGDTAQTIEIFPFNSLIGYRVRIGGLFTLGPSFGVDGNLLVSDSTFLRINPNTRPAEMIDIGLISLKPGTNAETVLKNLQASLPNDVQVFTRQGFIDFEKKYWAVRTPIGFILNLMLTMAAVVGVVIVYQILYSNIATQFVAYATLKAIGYANSYLLNVVFQQALILAILGYIPGFITSVLLYSFAAEATKLPIIMTTNNAVIVLTSTVLMCITSGALAINKLRSADPGDIF